A segment of the Geoglobus ahangari genome:
GATGTTGACGCGATGTTCATAGACCTCGGCATAGGCAGGTACAGCCGCCACTCCCTTGAAGTCTCAAAGAAAGTTGCGGAGATGCTTGACGTGAGACTGCACGTTGTGAGGCTCGAGGACTACGGCTTCACAATAGACGACGTCAGGGGAAAGGTCTGCTCGGTCTGCGGAAATGCGAAGAGGTACATCATGAACAGGTTTGCGAGGGAAAACGGCTACGACGCCATAGCCACCGGCCACTGCGCCGAGGACATACTCGCCAACCTTTTCAAGAACATGTACTCGGGCAACATGGAATGGAGCGAGAAGCAGAGGCCGAGGATGGAGGGCTTCGACAGGATTGTGACGAGGGTGAGACCGCTCTACGAGATGAGCGAGAGGGAGAACATGGTCTACGTCCTCGCCAAGGGGCTGCCTTTCCTGAACGAGGAGTGCCCCAACGCCCCGTCGACCAAGTGGAAGGAGATCGTCTACGAGATAGAGAGGAAGGTTCCGGGGTTCAGGGTGAGCATTCTGAGGAACCTCGCAAGGGAGAGGAGAGATGGAGGAGATGAGGAGTTCAGGTACTGCAGGATCTGCGGGGAGATAACAACCTCGAGCGTCTGCCAGTTCTGCAGGAACGTGAAAAAGTACGCGAGAAAAAATCAGTAGTCCTCGTCGAGCTCCACGTACTTCAGCTCCCTCAGGTAGCCCACGACGATGCCCTCAAGCTTTGCTCTCCTCCTCAGCGCCTTGTCGTTGGTTATAACGGCAGCGTCGAGGGACTTTGCGAGCTTTAAAATCGCGTTGTCACTGCCAACCGCATCCACCTCGTGCACCTCGCAGTCGTCCCTGCTCCTGATGAGCGTCAGCGCAAACCTCGCAGCCCTTCTCTCAGTCCCGTCAAGGCTCACCTGAAGCCTCTCGAGCTCCTCAACGACGTGTCTGGGAAAAACAAATTTCTTAAAGCCCAGCTCCCTGAGCTGGGTGAAAACGTCCACCTTCTTGGTGAAGATGTACATCAGAACGTTGGTGTCGATTATCGCCTTCCTTACACTATCCTTCCCGCTCCTATGAGCCTCCATCTCGAGCCGACCCTTCTGCTTATTGCCACCTTGGAGCCCTTCTCAGCGCAAACGGGTCTCTTCAGCTTCACCTCAACCACATCATCCCTCGCGGAGGTAACTATCCCGAGGGTAGTTGACGTGCCCACGCTGAGCATCAGCGGCTCGTTCATCTTGATCTTCTCCACCCTCAGCTCCTCCTCAGCACCGACAACCCTCTCGAGGAGCTGAACCTCCATCGTGAAGTCGAAGAGCACATCGGGAAGTTTGTCTGGATGCCCGACCACATTACCAACAAGCCCGTCTCCCTTGGTTATGAACGGGTCGAGCTTTGTGGCGACACCTATCAGACCACCCGGAGTTGCCTCCTCAACATTCCTGCCTGAAGCCATTATGCTCACGACCTCGCTGAACAGCGGGTTGTAGTTGCCCCTCTCGTCCTTAACTCCCGGCCTGATCTCGATCTCGTCACCAACCCTCAGCCTGCCTCTCGACAGGCTTCCACCGAGAACCCCTCCAACGAGCTTCTCGGGCTTCGTCCCCGGCTTGTTCACGTCGAAGCTCCTCGCCACGTACATCAGCGGGGGAGACTCGAGATCCCTCTCCGGCGTGGGGATGACCTCCTCTATCGCCTCGATGAGGGCGTCAATGTTGACCCTCTGCTGGGCCGAGACGGGGATTATGGGCGCGTTCTCAGCTATGGTCCCCTTCACGAATTCTCTGATCTCCTGATAATTCTCCAGAACCCTCTCTTTCGGCACTATGTCAATCTTGTTTTGCACGATAACTATTCTGTCAACCCCGATGATCTCAAGCGCCATGAGGTGCTCCTTGGTCTGGGGCCTCGGGCACTTCTCGTTGGCGGCAATCACCAGCACTGCCCCATCCATCAGCGCGGCACCGCTAAGCATCGTCGCCATTAGAGTCTCGTGACCCGGGCTGTCCACGAAGCTCACCGTCCTGAGAACCTCGGTCTCCACGTTGTGCCTCGGACAGGTCTT
Coding sequences within it:
- a CDS encoding ATP-binding protein, whose translation is MKCKRCGRNAFEKFRGTYYCRECLITKYEGAVESAIRRYRMIRKGERVLTALSGGKDSVAMLSSLRVLSKRIGFDVDAMFIDLGIGRYSRHSLEVSKKVAEMLDVRLHVVRLEDYGFTIDDVRGKVCSVCGNAKRYIMNRFARENGYDAIATGHCAEDILANLFKNMYSGNMEWSEKQRPRMEGFDRIVTRVRPLYEMSERENMVYVLAKGLPFLNEECPNAPSTKWKEIVYEIERKVPGFRVSILRNLARERRDGGDEEFRYCRICGEITTSSVCQFCRNVKKYARKNQ
- a CDS encoding type II toxin-antitoxin system VapC family toxin, with translation MEAHRSGKDSVRKAIIDTNVLMYIFTKKVDVFTQLRELGFKKFVFPRHVVEELERLQVSLDGTERRAARFALTLIRSRDDCEVHEVDAVGSDNAILKLAKSLDAAVITNDKALRRRAKLEGIVVGYLRELKYVELDEDY
- a CDS encoding translation initiation factor IF-2 subunit gamma gives rise to the protein MSDDVPLPEVNIGMVGHVDHGKTTLVAALSGVWTDRHSEELKRGISIKLGYADATFRKCPKCEGTEAYMVEKTCPRHNVETEVLRTVSFVDSPGHETLMATMLSGAALMDGAVLVIAANEKCPRPQTKEHLMALEIIGVDRIVIVQNKIDIVPKERVLENYQEIREFVKGTIAENAPIIPVSAQQRVNIDALIEAIEEVIPTPERDLESPPLMYVARSFDVNKPGTKPEKLVGGVLGGSLSRGRLRVGDEIEIRPGVKDERGNYNPLFSEVVSIMASGRNVEEATPGGLIGVATKLDPFITKGDGLVGNVVGHPDKLPDVLFDFTMEVQLLERVVGAEEELRVEKIKMNEPLMLSVGTSTTLGIVTSARDDVVEVKLKRPVCAEKGSKVAISRRVGSRWRLIGAGRIV